A single genomic interval of Vicugna pacos chromosome 34, VicPac4, whole genome shotgun sequence harbors:
- the PDE6H gene encoding retinal cone rhodopsin-sensitive cGMP 3',5'-cyclic phosphodiesterase subunit gamma: MSDSTTLAPPASNQGPTTPRKGPPKFKQRQTRQFKSKPPKKGVKGFGDDIPGMEGLGTDITVICPWEAFSHLELHELAQFGII; the protein is encoded by the exons ATGAGTGACAGCACTACATTGGCTCCTCCAGCTTCCAACCAGGGTCCCACCACCCCACGCAAAGGGCCCCCCAAGTTCAAGCAGAGGCAGACTCGCCAGTTCAAGAGCAAACCTCCTAAGAAAGGTGTGAAAGG GTTTGGAGATGATATTCCAGGCATGGAGGGGCTAGGAACAG ACATCACAGTGATTTGTCCCTGGGAGGCATTCAGCCACCTGGAGCTGCATGAGCTTGCTCAGTTTGGGATCATATGA